A genome region from Marasmius oreades isolate 03SP1 chromosome 5, whole genome shotgun sequence includes the following:
- the RPL44 gene encoding 40s ribosomal protein L44e (BUSCO:EOG09265JX6), whose amino-acid sequence MVNIPKTRRTYCKGKTCKKHTPHKVTQYKKGKDSLFAQGKRRYDRKQSGYGGQTKPVFHKKAKTTKKVVLRLECTVCKYKMQLSLKRCKHFELGGEKKTKGAALTF is encoded by the exons ATGGTCAACATTCCTAA GACACGCAGGACAT ATTGCAAAGGGAAAACCTGCAAGAAGCACAC CCCTCACAAGGTGACCCAGTACAAGAAGGGGAAAGACTCTCTCTTCGCCCAAGGAAAGCGGCGTTACGACCGTAAGCAATCCGGATATGGTGGTCAAACTAAGCCCGTGTTCCACAAGAAG GCAAAGACTACGAAGAAGGTTGTACTCCGGCTGGAGTGCACTGTGTGCAAGTACAAAATGCAGCTGTCTTTGAAACGTTGCAAGCA CTTCGAGCTCGGTGgagagaagaagacgaaAGGAGCTGCCCTTACCTTC TAA